The Leisingera sp. NJS204 genome has a window encoding:
- a CDS encoding GMC family oxidoreductase: MAQTYDFIIAGAGSAGCVLADKLTANGRYTVLLIEAGGTDRRFWIKVPVGYGFTFSDPAVNWRYSAAPDPGLNGRQAYWPRGKVLGGSSSINAMAYVRGLPHDFDDWEAAGAKGWGWKNVRRSYEALECHDEWQGGNRRLRGKGPVRVTDLSERMHPFARNFLAGAREMGWPFLPDMNARAEAGANTLPGEGMGYVRSTVKDGRRWSSADAFLRPAMKRGNLTVVSGALVEKVLTAGGRATGVAYRVKGRVIQAKAAREVILSAGAVNSPQLLQLSGIGPANLLQRHGIEVAHDLPQVGQGLQDHLAVSHFFWANTATLNDRLGSFAGQMKAGLRYVLTRNGPLSVPVNQCSGFVRTKGAALPDVQVYCNPASYSTRASGKPQIDKDNGFLLCVQPSRPTSRGQITIQSADPAQAPRIEPNALSTDEDKATAVRASHLLQALAQTPAIKAVTRERRAPDILEMDDAALLENFRERAGSVFHAACTCRMGRDAAGSVLDARLRVHGMDGLRVIDASAFPNVTSGNTNAPTMMLAARGAELVLEDNENRPLAAE, encoded by the coding sequence ATGGCACAAACATATGACTTCATTATCGCAGGGGCCGGTTCGGCGGGCTGTGTGCTGGCAGACAAGCTGACAGCGAATGGCCGCTACACTGTGCTGCTAATTGAAGCAGGCGGTACAGACCGGCGGTTTTGGATCAAGGTTCCAGTGGGTTACGGGTTCACCTTTTCGGATCCAGCAGTGAACTGGCGCTATTCGGCGGCACCGGATCCGGGCCTGAACGGGCGTCAGGCCTATTGGCCGCGGGGCAAGGTCCTGGGCGGTTCCAGCTCGATCAACGCGATGGCCTATGTGCGCGGGTTGCCGCATGATTTTGACGACTGGGAAGCGGCTGGCGCCAAGGGCTGGGGCTGGAAAAATGTCCGCCGCAGCTATGAGGCGCTGGAATGCCATGATGAGTGGCAGGGCGGCAATCGACGGCTGCGGGGCAAAGGCCCGGTGCGGGTCACCGATCTGAGCGAGCGGATGCATCCTTTTGCCCGGAACTTTCTGGCCGGTGCCCGGGAAATGGGCTGGCCGTTCCTGCCGGATATGAACGCGCGCGCTGAAGCCGGGGCCAATACGCTGCCGGGTGAAGGCATGGGCTATGTGCGCAGCACGGTGAAAGACGGGCGGCGCTGGTCCTCGGCTGACGCCTTCCTAAGGCCCGCAATGAAGCGCGGCAATCTGACCGTGGTCAGCGGCGCGCTGGTGGAAAAGGTGCTGACAGCGGGCGGGCGGGCGACTGGCGTCGCCTACCGGGTGAAGGGCCGGGTGATACAGGCAAAGGCCGCGCGGGAGGTGATCCTGAGCGCTGGCGCGGTGAACTCGCCGCAGCTCCTGCAATTGTCCGGCATCGGCCCGGCTAATCTGCTTCAGCGCCATGGCATCGAGGTCGCCCATGATCTGCCGCAAGTGGGGCAGGGACTGCAGGATCATCTGGCGGTGTCGCATTTCTTTTGGGCAAATACGGCAACTTTGAACGACAGGCTGGGCAGCTTTGCCGGCCAGATGAAGGCCGGGCTGCGCTATGTGCTGACCCGTAACGGACCCTTAAGCGTTCCGGTGAACCAGTGCAGCGGTTTTGTCCGCACCAAAGGCGCAGCACTGCCGGATGTGCAGGTCTACTGCAACCCGGCGTCTTATTCGACACGCGCCAGCGGCAAGCCGCAGATCGACAAGGACAACGGGTTCCTGCTGTGCGTGCAGCCAAGCCGGCCGACCAGCCGGGGGCAGATCACAATCCAATCCGCCGACCCGGCGCAGGCGCCGCGGATCGAGCCGAACGCGCTGTCTACCGACGAGGATAAGGCAACCGCGGTGCGTGCCAGCCATCTGCTGCAAGCATTGGCGCAGACCCCGGCCATCAAGGCGGTGACGCGGGAGCGGCGGGCGCCGGATATTCTGGAAATGGACGATGCGGCGCTGCTGGAGAATTTCCGGGAACGCGCCGGCAGCGTGTTCCATGCGGCCTGCACCTGCCGGATGGGCAGGGATGCCGCCGGCTCGGTGCTGGACGCGCGGCTAAGGGTGCATGGCATGGACGGACTGCGGGTGATTGACGCGTCCGCGTTCCCGAATGTGACCTCGGGCAACACCAATGCGCCTACCATGATGCTGGCGGCGCGTGGCGCGGAACTGGTTCTGGAAGACAATGAAAACAGGCCGTTGGCGGCTGAATGA
- a CDS encoding mandelate racemase/muconate lactonizing enzyme family protein, with protein sequence MKLDKIETFVFGNPPPRHGGRYFIFVRLTTACGITGAGEIYNATFGPDLCCAMAEEMFARQFAGCDPHHIEKLWRKSYGAGYTLRPDVTVMGVLSGLEMACWDIIGKAAGKPVYELMGGQVHEKLRSYTYLYPADGDVYPDPDTPNVYNDPDMAAEAALIQVDKGFTAVKFDPAGPYTIYDGHQPRLEDLERSELFVKRIREAVGTRADLLFGTHGQFTVSGAKRMARRLEPYEPLWFEEPTTPENPADMAEVARFTSVPISTGERLCTKHEFARVLEAGAASILQMDLGRVGGLLEAKKIASMAETRQAQIAPHLYCGPVVAAANIQIATCSPNFLILESIGTFEGPYMSCLKSSITWEDGYVIPSAEPGLGVELDEAAIAASPYTGNELHLELAQEPVVQ encoded by the coding sequence ATGAAACTCGACAAGATCGAAACCTTTGTGTTCGGCAATCCGCCGCCGCGCCACGGCGGGCGGTATTTCATCTTTGTGCGTCTGACCACCGCTTGCGGCATCACCGGAGCGGGGGAGATTTACAACGCCACATTCGGCCCCGATCTGTGCTGTGCGATGGCCGAGGAGATGTTTGCGCGCCAGTTCGCAGGCTGTGATCCGCATCATATCGAGAAGCTGTGGCGCAAATCTTATGGCGCGGGATACACGCTGCGGCCTGACGTGACCGTGATGGGTGTGCTCAGCGGTTTGGAAATGGCCTGCTGGGACATCATCGGCAAGGCAGCCGGCAAGCCGGTTTATGAGCTGATGGGCGGCCAGGTGCACGAGAAACTGCGCAGCTATACCTATTTGTACCCAGCGGACGGCGACGTCTACCCGGACCCGGACACGCCCAATGTCTACAACGACCCGGACATGGCGGCAGAGGCGGCCCTGATACAGGTGGACAAGGGCTTCACCGCGGTGAAGTTCGACCCTGCCGGGCCGTATACGATCTATGACGGGCATCAGCCGCGGCTGGAGGATCTGGAGCGCAGCGAGCTGTTCGTCAAACGCATCCGCGAGGCGGTCGGCACCCGCGCCGATCTGTTGTTCGGTACCCACGGTCAATTCACTGTCTCTGGCGCCAAACGCATGGCGCGGCGGCTGGAACCCTATGAGCCGCTGTGGTTCGAGGAGCCGACCACGCCGGAAAACCCCGCCGATATGGCCGAGGTGGCGCGGTTTACTTCGGTGCCGATATCCACCGGCGAGCGGCTGTGCACCAAACATGAATTCGCCCGCGTGCTGGAGGCCGGTGCTGCGTCAATCCTGCAGATGGACCTGGGGCGCGTTGGCGGCCTGCTGGAGGCCAAGAAAATCGCCAGCATGGCCGAAACACGGCAGGCGCAGATCGCGCCGCATCTCTATTGCGGGCCGGTGGTGGCGGCGGCGAACATCCAGATTGCAACCTGCAGTCCGAATTTTCTGATCCTGGAGTCGATCGGCACCTTTGAGGGACCGTATATGTCCTGTCTCAAATCCTCGATCACCTGGGAAGACGGCTATGTGATCCCGTCGGCTGAGCCAGGGCTGGGCGTCGAACTGGACGAGGCCGCAATTG
- a CDS encoding LysR substrate-binding domain-containing protein — MTDLPHVTWLKAFEAAARLSSFSAAAEELGLTPAAISQQIRLLEKHLDTQLFKRLPRGVALTDTGQAYAQPIRKSFDEMLRATTGLFSKKRKRVVRLRATISCAALVIAPQLARFQAEHPDIHVQLSSTVWSSRFDEEALDIDIRYGSGDWQEARILHLGHENAIPVCSPAYAATLGRTPSIEDLARADVVQIIGSETDWGRLADLHGLTLQVTAGWLKADSSLLALQTVAAGHGVTMVLESFARQYVEQGLVTAPAAYKLPKRRSHYMVINDRAGQRDEVKAVSNWITSLYQSLT; from the coding sequence ATGACCGATCTGCCCCATGTCACTTGGCTGAAAGCTTTTGAGGCCGCCGCGCGGCTCAGCAGTTTTTCTGCCGCCGCCGAGGAGCTGGGCCTGACCCCCGCTGCCATCAGCCAGCAGATCCGGCTGCTGGAAAAACACCTGGACACCCAGCTGTTCAAACGCCTGCCCCGCGGCGTCGCGCTTACGGATACCGGCCAGGCCTATGCCCAGCCGATCCGCAAATCCTTTGACGAAATGCTGCGCGCCACCACCGGGCTGTTCAGCAAGAAACGCAAGCGGGTGGTGCGCCTGCGTGCGACGATCTCCTGCGCCGCACTGGTGATCGCGCCGCAACTGGCGCGGTTCCAGGCTGAACACCCGGATATTCACGTGCAGCTGTCCTCCACCGTCTGGTCCAGCCGCTTTGACGAGGAGGCGCTGGACATTGACATCCGCTATGGATCGGGCGACTGGCAAGAGGCCCGGATCCTGCATCTGGGCCACGAAAACGCCATCCCGGTCTGCAGCCCCGCCTATGCAGCGACCCTGGGCAGGACGCCCTCAATCGAAGATCTGGCCCGCGCCGATGTGGTGCAGATCATTGGATCTGAAACCGACTGGGGCCGCTTGGCAGACCTGCACGGGCTGACCCTGCAGGTCACTGCCGGCTGGCTCAAGGCTGACTCCTCGCTGCTGGCCCTGCAGACGGTGGCCGCGGGGCACGGGGTAACAATGGTGCTGGAAAGCTTTGCCCGGCAATACGTCGAGCAGGGGCTGGTGACCGCGCCGGCCGCATACAAACTGCCCAAACGCCGGTCCCACTACATGGTGATCAACGACCGCGCAGGCCAGCGGGACGAGGTGAAAGCGGTCAGCAACTGGATCACGTCGCTTTATCAGTCTCTGACCTGA